The Gossypium raimondii isolate GPD5lz chromosome 2, ASM2569854v1, whole genome shotgun sequence genome segment CTCATAGCACAAAACTCTGACGATGATTTCCAAAGCTGAAATGTTGATTAACAACTTAGGAGCGGTCGAAATAAGTCAAATAGATAAGAAGTGTCAATTTCAACACAATTCCTTCAAAATACCTCAAGACTTGATGTAAAACCAGGAAATGTCAGTGTCAAAGACCCTTTATCACCTTGCAAGCCAGAAGATACTATAAAACCATTTGGTCTTTTCAGCTTTATGTCAGCTATTAATAAGTCATCTAGACCACAATCCACATCCCATAAATGCAAAAAGGACAAACTAAATCGAACAAGATATTCTTCAAGTGACTTGATCCAGTCATGCTCTTCTATGGCATCTGTCGAACTCTGATCAGTATTAAAGCCATCATCCGAATTTAAATGACGGGGACTAAATGCCTCACTCAAATGTTCCTTTATATAGCTATTCTCTCGCCCATCACCATTCTTTGATATACGCTTGCGCTTCTGACAAGGATCAATCAATGCTGCAAGATCAAAACTCAGGGTAGCAATTCCAGGATATGGGCAAAAGCATTTAATGGGTTGCTTTCTAGTTCGAGAATCAAATGGTGCCTTTCCAGAATTCAGTTTACTATTATTTGCTAGCAAAGTACTAGACCCAGTCATTTTTGACAAAGAAACCCCACTTTCTGAACTATTTAACCTGTGCTGAGATAAGTTCCCATCCTCATGTATTGGAAGAAGTAATGATGAAACTGAGGTATTTCCACTCAGTGATGAACCAGAAATGGAAGTCACGCTAATTTCTTTGCAGAAATGATCAAACATCGAATGTGAAGCAGTCCCACGAAGGACCCTTTCTCTGGAGCCGGTCTTCACATCCCATATGTATAGAACATCAATGGCATCAGAAACTCTGGAATGGTGCCGGCAGAGACATGCAATATAACCTCTTGCACCATCCCAAACAAGTTTTGCAGGATAGTCAGGATGTCCAGGAAACATTCTCTCCACCCTTAATGTCTCAAGTGAAGTAAGAGCAACACAAGAGTCCTCTCCGACAGAGAGAAAGCAATCACTCCAAGGGCGTTCAGTTCGAGCAGGGGGTAGAATGATTTGGCGCACAGGACCAACATGTTGGTGCATGACTGTAACAAGATTACCAGAATCAAGATCCCATATACGAATAGTGCAATCCATGCTTCCAGAAACTAAAACCTGACTAAAACTCCATCCTTTTGCAGCACCCATCATCCGATGTGCTGCCAGACATAGTATAGCACCCGTATGCCCAGCAAAGTTTTGTTTGGATATATGAGAGTCTACCTCAAGGCGTGGACTTCCAGCTGGAGAATCAAGCCCCCTAAACAAATTGAACCACACAACTTGGATTTGACCACTAGAGAAGCCATATACAATCGCAGAAGGAGCATAAAGATTTTCAGAAATAACCATGGAAGAAGATACAGTTTGTCCCTTAGGGACAGAATAACAACTATCATCTACATGTATGCTATCGACAGTTTCTGAGACGGAAACAGAGCTCTGAATAGATGTTAATTTGGTATTGAATCCACCCAAAGATTCGCTTTTACGATCTAAACCAGCAGTCGGAGTCCAGCCAAGAAACGAAATGCCTTGTCCAAGCATTTTGCATTCATCAAAGAGTTTGCCACGATCACATCTCTGCTGAAGTGACCAGATTGTAACACGTGGTTTCCATTGAAATGAGTCTTCAATAGTGAAGCAAACTGATTCAACCCGAAGAAGTATTTGGCTCAAGtggacaaaagaaaaagacaaccTTGCACCCAGGGGAAATGACGTGGCAGGGATTTCACAAAGAGGCTCATAATTGAATGTGTTATCTAAATATGATATTGCATACAAAACTGCAGATCCTCTATTATTCCACACTAAAAATATTTCAGATTCATGGGTTACACCAGTAATTTGTGCATTCCCATAATTTTTACTTTCAAGAAACATAGCCCCTACAACATGTGACTGACCATGATCATCTTCAACACAAAGGACATTGTTCATGAAAAGAATCACTCCTATTGTAATGGCACCGTCCAACAGCCTAAATATAGATCGATCTTTTAAAACAGTAGCAACAGTAGTCCTACACGTTGCAATTGACACTACTTGTCCAGCCTCAACAAGGCCATCTTCCCATGCCTCTATTTCTTGCTTAGAAGATTTCTGCAACCTAGTCTCACCCTCACTACCTTGATGAAAGTCCTTTGACAAAGGAACCAATTGTAGCTTACCAAAGGAGTCAGCCAAGAGTGAACAATGTATTTCTCCATCATCAACTGAAGAAACAACATCCATAAACTTCAAAGGCCCAATGGACAAATTCCCATGAAAAACGGTTTGTACAATAGTAAGAGTATACGTATCAACAATAACAACAGTACACTTAGGAGGCTTCCTGTTCTGAGATTCTTTATCCATTGAAATCTCACCCCCTTCGGCAGATTCCATCAACTGGTGGTCAGTTAAATGTGCAGCATCAATAAAGCAACAGCCTACACAAGCATATCTTGGATTCCAAGGCAATGTACGAATAATCGATGGGCTGCCCACCCAAGGTGGCAGTTTTCTTCTACGCCTGCAGTGGCCACTACTTCTGCTCCAGACGCACAACATACTGTCAGTACAAGCACTTAGTAAGGCACCCCCATTATCAAAGCTAGAGTTGAAAGCAACATTACTTGAATAGTCCATGCTTTGTTCTCCAGATACTACAATGGGACAGCAAATGGCGAGATCAGCTATTGGTGCAGCATGACCGCACAACATAGCAATTGGTCGAATTTCCTGAATATGATACAAATTTCGACCATCAGTCTAAATTCAACAATCTAAACTATACCCTAGCAAAACCCAGATTTGCTACCGAGCAAATgcatatataatatcaaattgaagCTCTCTGGTCATTCAATTGCATAACACAAATATAATAagctaattattcttaataagaAGAAGAGAACCCGAATCTTTTAGTTATATTGTTTTCCTAAATTGAATCGAGTAAAGTTAGTTGGTTACCGAGTGGGAATCTGAATTGGAGAGGTTCCACCAGAGGATGGAGCCATCGGATCCGCCGGTGTAGAGAGTCGGAGGGTGGTTGAGAGCGGCTGTGGCTGTGACACGGTGGACCGGAGGCGTGCCTGACCATATACACGCCACGGATCGGCACTTCATGGCCTATGTAGTAGCTCTGCCTTCAAATGTGTTGAAGGCTGCGTTTTTATTACAAATTCGATGCGCAAGTGTCTATATTTTGGACCCAGATACCACTATATACATTTTTGCTTATTTCTTTGTTCTGGGCATGAATCTTTTCGAATGAACTTTTTACTGGTACCACTACCACTCTCTCTCTATTCATCAGTACTTCATAATTTTGCCAGAGTTTTGAGAATCTTCTACTTACTTAGTTagcaaaatgaaaagaaaaaggttgatctaattatatatttttcaggatttcttttttaagttttaccAGGACAGGACCGGTCCAATTAAAGTTGAACCAATAAACCGATATAAACCAACAATTGAATAGgacctttttaattatttttatttttatgtaatttttaataatttatttaaacaaagtTCCAAATACAACCCACATAACATCGAAAGTAAGAGCCAATTGTAAATCTTGGTTCCCTATTTTATCCAAGCTATCAGTATTTAAGATTTACGATGTTATCAAACTCTCATAAATTTTGCCTTTGTGAAAGCGCATTGCATTGTATCATGGATGGTTCTGATTTTAAAGCCGCTGAAGTGCCTGAAACTACTTCAGGCTTTTGTTCATAGGTTACCAAAATCTCAATGTTAAAGCATAAAACGGCCGAGAGCCATAGCCACCaagttcataattttttttctttccatttgaCTTGGAAGGGTACTACCCCAACCACAACAGAAGCTGAAAACAGTTACGATACGAAATGATATTTCGTTACCTACAAGAATTAAAAATCAACATACTGGAATTAGAATCCGGTTTTACATATGATAAGAAAAACCAAGTTCCGGCTGGTAACCGAGCTCCATAGCTCTTCTCCTATGTCATTCCAGCAACTTTACCTTCCAATTTCCTTCCTTTTGCATCCAACAATAGTCCAGCCAGCCATCACAGTTTCATTCAACAAAACACCATCATTAAGTAGATACAAGAACGACCCTATTGGTCTATTGGTCATCCAACATTGAACTTTACGGTCTTACTCAGCGCTTCCCACCCtgaaagaagataaaaaaaggGCACAAATTGGTTTAGTGCCAGAAAAATAAAACGAAACACTCTGATAAAAACAGCTGAAAATGGACAATCTAACTAAAGCTGCACTTCCATCACTAAGTAAAAAAGAAGTGAAACCAGGGAAGGGGCTGTTCAGAAAGGCGCTGAGTCGTTGACAAAGCAGGAATCAATGTCAAAGGAAATTTTGATAGTAAATGGTTGaacctctctctctctctgtggCATATTTCTACATGGGTCCTATGTCCATTTGGTAATAACTGATCCATTGACCAGAAACAGTAGGACGCAGTTATACATTTATCTGGTGACTCAAGCTTTATACCTGATTATCGATAAATATTATAGGACGGAATTGCTTACCTTTATACATATATTCCTTGGtgattcaatttatcaattcatgaTGACTAATAGTTTCCTACCTTGTGAGGTGGGGTTCCTGGTCTGAATGTGTTGTTGCCAAATCCACCCTTTCCTTTCTTCTCTAAAGATTTAAGAATCTGAAACGAACATGTTAAACTATCATCCACACTCATCATAGCACCTGCATTATCGAATTCCCCGCAGTAGTTTGGAGCAGAGAATATGGTCACCAACTGTCGCTTTGCAAAGAACTCATAGCCATCTTCTACAACCTAAACGaagcataaaaacataaaatttaaaagacaatAAAGAATACAAACATTAATTACTAGAATTTAGTCAGTCTGCCCACATTGTTATACTGGCAGTAACACGAAGGTTCCAGGAACCCTAAACTCTTCATTTTTCACAAGTTTCCCACGAGTTCCTAATATACCATCAAGTCATGCAAatttagcaaaataaataaataaaacaaaacaaaacgaaGTTAAGGTCAATACGGATAACAATACCTGGTGAGCTCGGCAAATGAGATCAAGGTCATGTTTCTTAAGGAATTCAGAAACTATGTCAGCCCCAAATGTATATGAAACTCCCCTATCATTCTCTCCCCAGCCATCAAGATCTTTATCAGGATCAGCCCAAAGAAGGTCACAGAGAAGGCCCTGATCTGGCACATCAACAGGGCGAGAAATGCTACGGATCTGATCCAATGTTTTCAAGTCAGGAGATAATCCACCATGCATGCAAAGGATCTTCTCATCAATTAGAGCAGCAACAGGGAGGCAATTAAAgcattctgtaaacaacttccAGACACGAACATTAAACCTTCTTTTGCACTCATCATAGAAACCATATATACGGTTAATTGATGCACATTCATGGTTGCCTCTAAGGAGAAAAAAATTCTCtttgtatttgattttgtatGCTAGGAGAAGGCAAATTGTTTCAATGCTCTGCTTGCCACGATCAACATAGTCACCTAGGAATAAATAGTTTGCTGTAGGCGGATATCCTCCGTACTCAAACAAGCGTAGAAGATCAGAAAATTGACCGTGAACATCTCCTGCCAAAATAGTATGAAAGTAAACGCAGAATTATTACATTCCCAATttgttaaaacttaaaaaacctacagaaattaaaattatattatttatatgggaaaaaaaaaatgcaCACCAAGCTCGTTTGATGAAGATCAAGTTAATGCGGTAGTGAATGAAAGATAAATTCAAATTAGAGAAGTCCAAGCCCCTAGAATTACCAAGCAGACCTAACTGACTGAAATAAAAGACCTTGAAATTATTGAGCATGTGATCCTATATACAaaccaaaatgagaaaaaaacaCACAGAGCTATCGTTCAAGGCACAACAGCTTCTGCAAAACTCTAATGACACTTTAAGGCCCACTAAAACCATCACAAACTCCGATGAACCCTTTTGACATATGATGTACAGATGGAAGCAAAATTATTACACATCCCACCCCCCAAACacatacaaacaaaaaataCTAAGTGTTGAAGTAAAAAGAATAGGAAAAAAGGGACCAAGTCCATCTTTACGGAAAGGAACAAATATACAAACAGAATGCAGCtctaaaatcttattttaagTTCAGCCAGACACGAAAACATTCTGTGCTCCATGCCCCACATCTAAGGGTTAACATAATGCTAGCAAATGCAGAACCTTCATACGATAGCAGTAGTCTTGTTAGAAAATGTTTCTCATAGTATGAAAGTTCTCACTTTCCCTTGATAaatgcttttattattttccaccaCGTAGGggaatataatttatttaacttccGAATAGCACAAAATGCCAACAACTTTCCAAATTGAGACCCTTGTCATAGAAAAGTTGTCCCATGTCCACCGGACTGCATCTATCAAAGCACAATAACAAAAATCAAGATCATAAGCACactaaataataactaatacgCCCAAAACTTTAGAAAGGCTAAAGTATCATCTCATTATGGCATATGCATAATGCATGTTACATACAACTAGCTACAACAGTTTAGCCAAGTAGTGCGTGCAGTAAATATATCTTTACACAAAATTCACCTATCAATGATACTACTGCTTCCCTAACAACGACCTAGAGTTGTATTACTAAGATAtcagattacattttactcAAAATCTGTACATAAATAACAGCCAAAATTACATTGGAAAAGCCGGTGCTACCAAATAAAGAATTGGCATAATCTTCTAGGACTGCAAAGACTTACCTGCTGACAAACCAATCATGCATCTAGGATCCTTTATCCCCCAATAACGCATTATCAAATGCCAATGACAATTCACTTGACAGTCTAACCCCAAAACCCTTTAGTCCACTTTGACTGCTCTTCACAATCTTCCTAACTCTTTGCTTTTTAATCAAAAAgcatcttttataattaacaatttcatcTCAATAATTCTATAACAATCAGGAGCAACAAATTTTGGGTATAAATTAGCAAATTCTTACATCCATAGATATTCAAGATTGACAcattcaatgactaaaataaacCAAACGAACGTAAAAAGAAAGTAACCaaaataccccaaaataaaGCAACAATCAATTGTGTAAATTTACATCAGCCAGGTTTACATGACAGAAGGAGGAAAATAAGGCCTTTAAATTGTTAGTTTTTACCACAAATCTTGATAGGGGCTTCAAGCTCGAGAAGATTAGGCTGACTAAGAAAGCACTCTTTGGAGGCAGCACAAAGCTGCTTTATCTCAGCCTCCGTCAACTGAACTTGCTTTGTACTCCTCCCATTCTTCGTCCCTAGCAGCCTCCTTATGATATTATCAAGCAAATTCTCGTCCATctaaaagaaaccctaaaacaaCAAAGACCCTTTTCTCTCAAACTGGACCAGAAAACAATAGATTATCTTTATTCTTAAGCTGGGTTTCGTTAGTTTCTTTCAGCGTTACTGGCATTCATAGAGCAGCAGTGAATTGTGGGTTTTTTAAGAAATGAGGGGACAGATTTTGTGCAAGTCCTTTTAGAACTCCTTTTATATCCcctttatttttgcttaaaagataaaatttttttgggtaaaatacACTGATGTTCACTTAATTATTCGTAGATTTGTAATTTGGtcattcaattaatcaattataaaaagttataatttggtcactcaactatttgaAATTGATGACTTAAATTACACCTCTGTTAACCGTTAAGTCACTATCCCTCAAATATAGTGTTAGTCACccaattattaataagtttttattttggtcatctaactataaaaaattacaaaatgattatgGTTCCTAATAGTAAGGCTTCAAGTTATCTTTAAAATGGTTTTTGAATCACCTAATTTTGTGGTCTGAATCATAACTTCTACTAAGTGCTTTAACCAAATTTTTGAGTGATTATGGTGCTTAAATCGTAAAGCTTCAAATTatcattgaaataatttttgaataacCTAAGTTCTTGGTATGTATTCAGAGATATAGTCATTTTCATAGAGCACCGCAATTTTCTAAAGAAAGCTTAAGATTAATCATTGGGTTTTATAAAGATAACTTCAACTAGACTTTTCAATACCCTGTGACCACCTTTTGGGGTGATTCTTGTACCTAGATCGTATATCTTCGAGTCCTCTTCTGTAATTCCTCAAAATTTTCGATAAGGCATTTGGCACTATTATGGGACTAAAATtagtgaaattttgagaaaatttaaaaaatgagataGTTGGAGAATTTCTATGAAAGTAAAATCGATATTAAAGATggaaaccaataaaaaaattttggatgtGGAAATATGGAAAAAGATTAAACtgaaaattctcaaaatttagaGGATAAAAGTGCAAATTTGACTAAATGAGAAAGgtgaattattattgattatttggtatgagaataaatttgaatatgttttggtGTAAAAAAACTCACTTTTGGCAACAACTggaaaagaattgaaaatatagggactaaattgtaacttttttatttttatcgaTAGAGGGTAATGCAATTTTAACATTGCAATgacatatattaaattttaatgtgatTTATGGTATTTGAGTTTGTGAAAAAAGTGAAATAAGATGTAACAATTCGATTTTCGGTGGTGTCGAAAATGGTGATTCTGGAATTTCGTTTTCTGATGATtccttaaatattattaattaatatttactcgTTAATTGGATATTAGTTAAGGGACAAGTATAACGATCCTAAAGTCAACGGTATTGAAAAATGATGTATTAGGACTTCGTTTTCGTAAATCAAgcttgtaaaaatatttacagagttactgtataagtgaattgaaatttagatagataatttttcaaattagtgaCTAAATAAGGTAAAAAGCCTAATtcgtaaaaattgtaaaagctaatcactattgattttatttgttaaaagggataaatatcattaaacaaattatttaaatgataaataagcCATTATAAAGATAGATGGATGGTTGATGGTGTCTTTTGCTAATaatggttattaaaatttttattaagtaattattaagatatgttaaaatgataaaaacaaataaaattaaaacatcatCATCTTTTATCATCTTCCACCAGCGAAAATcgcaagaaaaagaaacaaaaactccATTTTTGGAGCTTCAACAATCAACCTTGCATGGTAAGGTTTCGGGAATTCGTTTctagtaaattttatatttttgagattgttgtcacttgatttagctaacatgtatgttatttttcaaaactgttagagtttttaaatGCTTCCATCAATGAATTCTTGAAGCTTTTGATGTTAATTTCTTAGATTTCgagcttagaaatgaaaaaggaataGTTTATAAAGTTTAAATGCTAGTTTTTTaacataaggactaaagtgtaaatattttaaaattattatgaaatttatataattatagatATTAGAGTGTTGTAGAAGGATGAAAATTGAAATCGATTGAAAAATGAAGTTCAATTGTGAAAGTTATAGTCTTTTtagttttagggattaaattgaataaaatacaaaactttaggaaacattcaaaattgaattaaaattttataagcataTAATAGATCGATATTAAGTATTTGGGATtgataattgaaatgaattattagtATAGATTGGGATTTGGACCTAACTGTAGATAATCGTAGAAAAGGTAAATTAGTATATTTGTCCTCGACGTTTTGTTAATTGCTAATTTTGTCGTGTAAGTTAATATGAAACTTATTTTATGAATTCAATCTATgtttgtattatattattttgctttttggtttgaattgttttataaatattgtCTTTTGGcatcaaaaggactaaatcgtaaatatgtaacaaaagaataatatgtatagatacatgattttgattgaaTGTGAAATTGCTATGTTATTGTATCGTATGTATACGGTGATGTTACAAGGTATAAATGTTTAAAGATTGCtacccaaaatatatataaaaaaagagtgTGCTCTACATGTGGTTTGAAATTATATAGAAATAGATATGATGTATTGGATGATATCTACAAGATGATATTACacattttaaatgtatatgaatTGCTATTTGAAGTATGATAAGTATGTATATGGCTACATATATTGAATTAGTATGAATTCGTTAATAGGCTTGTGTAAACTTAGTAGatgatttaaatatgaatgTCATGCCATTAGAGTTCAAAAGATATTGCGTGTTGGTCAGGGATTTCTTTATCGATAGCTGAGATCTAGTATGTGTTGCAAATTCTCGATGGCTTGAGTGAGCAGCATCGAATAAAGTAAGCATAGCAATCCCGACCTCTAGCTTTTGAGAGCAAACCCAAATGATACAGACTAGGTACTAGTTCAGGATTTAGTTATCGATGGCTGAGATCTGGTAGTTGTTGCGGATTGTTGATAGCTTTAGTGAGCAACATCGAATAACACTTATATGAGAAATCCTGACCTACAACTTGTGTAAGTAAACCCAAGTTATATAGTTTATATGTTAATGCTCGTGTGAGCAATCCCAATCCTGAGCATctgaaattaatttactatagttctccagacaaaaatgttaaattaaatagaaaggTAATCATCGTAAATATTGAATGAGATTTCAAGGTAAAGTTTTACGATTAGTATGTTTAATAGCAGACGATGGAATGGTATGGTATAATGATGTATGGAATGAATTCGATGTTCATGGTTTGATATGGAACTAACCAATTGGTTTGTTGTGTGAATTTGCATAAGGATGTCAAGGGAAATTTCATGCTTGTATCTTTGTAATTTCAATtgcttaattatttaatgtttaggtTAGTTAAGTTTATTTCCATACagacttactaagcattagtaTGCTTAccattgttttgttttttcttctttatataTCGTCGATTGTGTTCGGTTCGATTGGATCACACCAGAGCTCACACTACCCGTTCTACGATTTGGTAGACTTTTTCCATTTTGGCTCGATTATACGTGGCATGTACATAGTTGTCATTGTGTATATATGTTGTTTTCAAGATTTGTTGCTTTGATCTCTTTATGATATTTGATATTGGGATGaatgtaaattatatgtatgaAAGTGTGTGGTTGATGCTTTGTTCATGTTATACTTGATGGGTTAAATGACATTTTGATGTGGAAAAGGTATGATGAATATGTTGTATTGAATGCAAAAGGGTACGTATAGGTTGTTTTAGCCTATTTTGGCATTGTTTTAGCCTATTTTGGCATGAACCAAAATAGAACTTTGAATTGATTATGTGAGGTGTCATTGAATATCATATtggtttaaatgtttaaaaggATGATGTATGATATGTGATAGCATAATTATTGgatgttttgaataggttttaTTCATGCTAAATGCATTAAGCAGATGTCTTGTAAGGTTAGGTTGAAACAAGTACTAAATAACCTATTTTTGCACCACACGGTTTGACCATATGCATGTGTCCCACACAGGCtggtgacatggccgtgtggccactGGAAAAAGGAAATCTTTGGACCCACATGGTTTCTAAATgttacacgaccatgtgtcacTGCACACGGGCTAGTAACACGATTGTACGACCATTAGaggaaaattttgtttttattccaCACGATCATAGGGAGTTACATGTCCTaggcacacagtcgtgtgaaccctttttgcaaaaatttttgttatttttgaaaaagtttcaGATTGATTTTTAATCATTCTCGAGTCAACTTAAGAGTTTTTTTAAGCTTGATTGAGACTCGGTGTAACatcccgttttcagtgaaatcagaacagtggtttcgagaccacaaattcgattcAGAaaggataatttattttaatattattgcatggtttgcattatgataggaataatgtatgaaaatttcgttaagaaaattttatcgattacatgtttaattaggagaaaaggaccaaattacataaaatgtaaaagttgagttttactagctataagtatcaaatagctatagaattcaaAATCTAAGGTCCTAATTAGACTTATTAGTGGGGTTATTAGATAAGGATGATTAGTCATtcatggaaatttaattaatgaaagggatgaaattgaaagaaaagatgaaaagatgataaattaataaaataagaaaaatatcattattttcatcatctttcccaaattatttccatggaaaccctagctaagagaaaatCATTCAAGCAAGCTATTTtcgcttaattgggtaagtaatcttgtcccatttttagtaatttttatgttttcgagatcgtaataatttaatctagccatctcaaggattaatttgtaaacttatcaaagtactagggtttttccatgaatgaatatagatgaattatgaaattaatgatagaaaatgaaaggttgttgatagataaacaacttttgtaaagtgagttttgatgaaattgtgatttagtgactaaattgtaaagttgtaaaattcatgaaaagttataaaatttatgaaatacatgggctgtaaatattatatgtaaaaattagctaggcttggaataaggattaaattgcatgaatttcattttccgagcgtagggatgaaattatcattaattaaaagtatagaggcaaaatggtaattttgcctaggatgtgaattgaatatgaattgtattacattgagttaaatttaatcGTATAGATCTGGACAATTCAAATATGAagttagatcgtggaaaagaaaaagtatcggattagtagatttttcgTACACGAACatttatcgaggtaagtttgtgtaactaaattgtatatttatatgttttaagttGAATGTTGTGTATTTGCAATGTATATTTGCCatgtatataaaaacaattGCATACCGacaatatttgataaatattaagtcacgtttgaaataaataagattCGATGGATAtagggttcccgaattggttgtggtcttgcatatgttgcggacacaccatagaTCGAAAGAGCACCCTGATATTTgccttctcaagcttctcgttatatggctcttgcgagcttcccgatAATAACTATTTGtagcatcccgattggttgtgattctgcatgtgttgtagacacacca includes the following:
- the LOC105788275 gene encoding uncharacterized protein LOC105788275 isoform X2; the protein is MESAEGGEISMDKESQNRKPPKCTVVIVDTYTLTIVQTVFHGNLSIGPLKFMDVVSSVDDGEIHCSLLADSFGKLQLVPLSKDFHQGSEGETRLQKSSKQEIEAWEDGLVEAGQVVSIATCRTTVATVLKDRSIFRLLDGAITIGVILFMNNVLCVEDDHGQSHVVGAMFLESKNYGNAQITGVTHESEIFLVWNNRGSAVLYAISYLDNTFNYEPLCEIPATSFPLGARLSFSFVHLSQILLRVESVCFTIEDSFQWKPRVTIWSLQQRCDRGKLFDECKMLGQGISFLGWTPTAGLDRKSESLGGFNTKLTSIQSSVSVSETVDSIHVDDSCYSVPKGQTVSSSMVISENLYAPSAIVYGFSSGQIQVVWFNLFRGLDSPAGSPRLEVDSHISKQNFAGHTGAILCLAAHRMMGAAKGWSFSQVLVSGSMDCTIRIWDLDSGNLVTVMHQHVGPVRQIILPPARTERPWSDCFLSVGEDSCVALTSLETLRVERMFPGHPDYPAKLVWDGARGYIACLCRHHSRVSDAIDVLYIWDVKTGSRERVLRGTASHSMFDHFCKEISVTSISGSSLSGNTSVSSLLLPIHEDGNLSQHRLNSSESGVSLSKMTGSSTLLANNSKLNSGKAPFDSRTRKQPIKCFCPYPGIATLSFDLAALIDPCQKRKRISKNGDGRENSYIKEHLSEAFSPRHLNSDDGFNTDQSSTDAIEEHDWIKSLEEYLVRFSLSFLHLWDVDCGLDDLLIADIKLKRPNGFIVSSGLQGDKGSLTLTFPGFTSSLELWKSSSEFCAMRSLTMVSLAQHMISLSHPSSSASSALAAFYTRNFADKYPDIKPPLLQLLVSFWQDESEHVRMAARSLFHCAASRAIPAPLCSQQATKHAKLLRSLTGIEESENEISRKEETIVGLSSECLLETEGTSQVEKAKLLGWLESYEIQDWISCVGGTSQDAMTSHIIVAAALVIWYPSLVKPSLATLVVQPLVKLVMAMNEKYSSTAAELLAEGMESTWKACIGTEIPRLISDIFFQIECVSGPSANSAGENPAVPVSIRETLVGTLLPSLAVADILGFLTVIESQIWSTASDSPVHLVSLATLIRVVRSSPRSLVQYLDKVINFILQTMDPGNSVMRKTCHPRSMTTLREVIRVFPMVAMNESSTKLAFGDAIGEINGASIRVYDMQSATKIKVLDASGPPGLPSLLLRAPEMSVTTVISALSFSPDGEGLVAFSEHGLMIRWWSLGSVWWEKLSRNLNPVQCTKVIFVPPGEGFSPKTSRSSIMGSVLGHDTEAHSQEAAACYSDKLKLLIHNLDLSYRLQWVGERKVLLTRHGLEIGSFPL
- the LOC105788275 gene encoding uncharacterized protein LOC105788275 isoform X3: MKCRSVACIWSGTPPVHRVTATAALNHPPTLYTGGSDGSILWWNLSNSDSHSEIRPIAMLCGHAAPIADLAICCPIVVSGEQSMDYSSNVAFNSSFDNGGALLSACTDSMLCVWSRSSGHCRRRRKLPPWVGSPSIIRTLPWNPRYACVGCCFIDAAHLTDHQLMESAEGGEISMDKESQNRKPPKCTVVIVDTYTLTIVQTVFHGNLSIGPLKFMDVVSSVDDGEIHCSLLADSFGKLQLVPLSKDFHQGSEGETRLQKSSKQEIEAWEDGLVEAGQVVSIATCRTTVATVLKDRSIFRLLDGAITIGVILFMNNVLCVEDDHGQSHVVGAMFLESKNYGNAQITGVTHESEIFLVWNNRGSAVLYAISYLDNTFNYEPLCEIPATSFPLGARLSFSFVHLSQILLRVESVCFTIEDSFQWKPRVTIWSLQQRCDRGKLFDECKMLGQGISFLGWTPTAGLDRKSESLGGFNTKLTSIQSSVSVSETVDSIHVDDSCYSVPKGQTVSSSMVISENLYAPSAIVYGFSSGQIQVVWFNLFRGLDSPAGSPRLEVDSHISKQNFAGHTGAILCLAAHRMMGAAKGWSFSQVLVSGSMDCTIRIWDLDSGNLVTVMHQHVGPVRQIILPPARTERPWSDCFLSVGEDSCVALTSLETLRVERMFPGHPDYPAKLVWDGARGYIACLCRHHSRVSDAIDVLYIWDVKTGSRERVLRGTASHSMFDHFCKEISVTSISGSSLSGNTSVSSLLLPIHEDGNLSQHRLNSSESGVSLSKMTGSSTLLANNSKLNSGKAPFDSRTRKQPIKCFCPYPGIATLSFDLAALIDPCQKRKRISKNGDGRENSYIKEHLSEAFSPRHLNSDDGFNTDQSSTDAIEEHDWIKSLEEYLVRFSLSFLHLWDVDCGLDDLLIADIKLKRPNGFIVSSGLQGDKGSLTLTFPGFTSSLELWKSSSEFCAMRSLTMVSLAQHMISLSHPSSSASSALAAFYTRNFADKYPDIKPPLLQLLVSFWQDESEHVRMAARSLFHCAASRAIPAPLCSQQATKHAKLLRSLTGIEESENEISRKEETIVGLSSECLLETEGTSQVEKAKLLGWLESYEIQDWISCVGGTSQDAMTSHIIVAAALVIWYPSLVKPSLATLVVQPLVKLVMAMNEKYSSTAAELLAEGMESTWKACIGTEIPRLISDIFFQIECVSGPSANSAGENPAVPVSIRETLVGTLLPSLAVADILGFLTVIESQIWSTASDSPVHLVSLATLIRVVRSSPRSLVQYLDKIHR